A genome region from Cutaneotrichosporon cavernicola HIS019 DNA, chromosome: 5 includes the following:
- the EHD3 gene encoding uncharacterized protein (Belongs to the enoyl-CoA hydratase isomerase family) — MGNSSASARLAAAKRHLSSSAPVMAVNSGGADVGIKLNADTDHILYESAGSTRIYKLNRPKALNSLDWDMIASLAKQGEVWRQSELCKLVIGRGDERAFCAGGDVVGLVKLRPDYGAKYPLGFFKDEYQVNWEIARLGKPYVCIIDGFTMGGGAGISLPAQIRVATKKTVFAMPETKIGFAPDVGGNYYIAQLDGEIGAWLAMTGQEVWGRAVYELGLATHYVEPDAIPSLVEALSQLENPTLEQLNNIVASYHVPAPEGAAVSSKGSREGPSPITGEIRAFLDKTFGLASIQEIYAALQAAQTDSALSQEIKDWAKAQKDIMDLRSPTGMAVALENFKVTRKAQNLKVALENDMLMSTGFCGTDRPTPEFDTGVSYLLIEKGRERANWQPSEINDPRLTPAEITKNYLDPNTPHLAETPKLVFEPAPTSEGTDSTWGKFRQWGLPAESEIRAVVKGESAGSGAFKLKPAEVVEQVLAARGEQGGPREKEIIAHTNAIIAARTKADGSGYLDWAGK, encoded by the exons ATGGGTAactcctcggcctctgccCGCTTGGCCGCTGCCAAGCGTCACCtgagctcgtcggctcCCGTCATGGCCGTCAACTCTGgcggcgccgacgtcggcatCAAGCTCAACGCGGACACGGACCACATCCTGTACGAGAGCGCCGGTAGCACACGTATCTACAAGCTCAACCGTCCCAAGGCGCTCAACTCGCTCGACTGGGACATGATTGCGTCGCTGGCCAAGCAGGGCGAG GTATGGCGTCAGAGCGAGCTGTGCAAGCTGGTCATCGGCCGTGGTGACGAGCGCGCCTTCTGCGCTGGTGGCGACGTTGttggcctcgtcaagctccGCCCCGACTACGGAGCCAAGTACCCCCTCGGCTTCTTCAAGGACGAGTACCAGGTCAACTGGGAGattgcgcgcctcggcaagcCCTACGTCTGCATCATTGACGGCTTCACcatgggtggtggtgctggTATCTCTCTTCCTGCCCAGATCCGTGTCGCGACCAAGAAGACCGTCTTTGCCATGCCCGAGACCAAGATTGGTTTCGCccccgacgtcggcggcaacTACTACATTGCTCAGCTTGACGGCGAGATTGGCGCTTGGCTCGCCATGACCGGCCAGGAGGTCTGGGGCCGGGCCGTCtacgagctcggcctggcGACCCACTACGTCGAGCCTGACGCCATTCCCTCGCTTGTTGAGGCGCTGTCCCAGCTCGAGAACCCCACCCTCGAGCAGCTGAACAACATCGTCGCGTCGTACCACGTGCCTGCGCCCGAGGGCGCTGCCGTCTCCAGCAAGGGCAGCCGTGAGGGACCCTCGCCCATCACGGGCGAGATCcgcgcgttcctcgacAAGACGTTTGGCCTCGCTTCGATCCAGGAGATCTACGCCGCCCTCCAGGCCGCGCAGACTGACTCGGCCCTCAGCCaggagatcaaggactGGGCCAAGGCCCAGAAGGACATTATGGACCTCCGCTCGCCTACCGGTATGGCTGTTGCTCTCGAAAACTTCAAGGTCACGCGCAAGGCGCAGAACCTCAAGGTCGCCCTTGAGAACGACATGCTCATGAGCACGGGCTTCTGCGGCACTGACCGCCCGACTCCCGAGTTTGACACTGGAGTCTCGTACCTCCTCATTGAGAagggccgcgagcgcgccaacTGGCAGCCAAGCGAGATCAACGACCCCCGCCTCACCCCCGCCGAGATCACCAAGAACTACCTCGACCCCAACACTCCCCACCTTGCCGAGACGCCCAAGCTCGTCTTTGAGCCTGCCCCGACGTCCGAGGGTACCGACTCGACCTGGGGCAAGTTCCGCCAGTGGGGTCTTCCTGCTGAGAGCGAGATCCGCGCTGtcgtcaagggcgagagcgCCGGCTCGGGCGCCTTCAAGCTCAAGCCcgccgaggttgtcgagcaggtcctcgccgcccgtgGCGAGCAGGGCGGCCCtcgcgagaaggagattATCGCGCACACCAACGCCATCATTGCGGCTCgcaccaaggccgacggcTCGGGCTACCTCGACTGGGCCGGCAAGTAA
- a CDS encoding uncharacterized protein (Origin recognition complex (ORC) subunit 5 C-terminus), whose amino-acid sequence MTRLGELVGLPATLVLCSQMPWDDLRPARADAPEPIHVYLDPPSRQDTLSLLLPGSQHPLYPRFLDLLLSSMGNLASPSDLEYVASALWPLYTATLPPHEEMTLIAMFSSLYAEHAPRPPELEIAFGYDAYQSLAESERRRDEEMELDERWEDEVDHLAHSTRLWSLIPELEGQGLLRRTSPSDRLDNVTLRCEIDYDTARDIARDLRFTLDDYLYELNV is encoded by the exons ATGACACGACTTGGCGAACTG gtcGGTCTACCAGccaccctcgtcctctgctCCCAGATGCCATGGGACGATCTTCGGcccgcccgcgccgacgccccCGAACCCATCCACGTCTACCTCGACCCCCCGTCGCGACAGGATACGCtgtccctcctcctccccggcTCCCAGCACCCGCTCTACCCTCGCTTTCTGGACCTCCTACTCTCCTCAATGGGCAATCTAGCATCCCCTTCGGACCTCGAATACGTAGCATCAGCCCTCTGGCCGCTGTACACCGCGACCCTACCACCACACGAGGAGATGACACTCATTG CCATGTTCTCCTCGCTTTATGCAGAGCACGCTCCACGGCCACCGGAACTCGAGATCGCTTTTGGATACGACGCGTACCAGTCCCTCGCTGAGAgtgagcggcggcgagatgaggagatggagctcgacgagcggtgggaagacgaggtcgaTCACCTCGCCCATTCTACAAGACTGTGGAGCCTCATTCCAGAACTCGAGGGACAGGGATTACTTCGCCGCACGTCGCCGTCCGACCGGCTGGATAACGTTACTCTCCGCTGCGAGATCGACTACGACACCGCACGCGATAtcgcgcgcgacctgcgcttcaccctcgacgactACCTGTACGAGCTGAATGTGTGA